Proteins co-encoded in one Streptococcus ruminicola genomic window:
- the asnA gene encoding aspartate--ammonia ligase produces the protein MKKSFIHQQQEISFVKNTFTQYLIDKLGIVEVQGPILSQVGDGMQDNLNGVEHPVSVHVKRIPDAEYEVVHSLAKWKRHTLARFGFNEGEGLFVHMKALRPDEEELDPIHSIYVDQWDWEKVIPNGRRNIEYLKETVEQVYKAIRLTELAVEARFDIEAVLPKKITFIHTEELVERYPDLTPKERENAAAKEFGAIFLIGIGGILPDGQRHDGRAPDYDDWTSESENGYHGLNGDIIVWNEVLGSAFELSSMGIRVDEEALKRQVKITGDEDRLQLEWHKALLNGLFPLTIGGGIGQSRMAMFLLRKKHIGEVQSSVWPKDVRDTYENIL, from the coding sequence TGTCAAGAATACTTTTACTCAATATTTGATTGATAAACTTGGCATCGTTGAAGTGCAAGGACCTATTCTTAGCCAGGTCGGGGATGGTATGCAAGATAATTTGAACGGCGTTGAACATCCTGTATCTGTGCACGTTAAACGTATTCCTGATGCTGAATATGAAGTTGTTCATTCACTTGCTAAGTGGAAACGTCATACCTTAGCACGTTTCGGCTTCAATGAAGGAGAAGGGCTTTTCGTACACATGAAAGCTCTCCGTCCAGATGAAGAAGAATTAGACCCAATCCACTCAATTTATGTCGACCAATGGGATTGGGAAAAAGTTATTCCAAATGGTCGTCGCAACATCGAATACTTGAAAGAAACTGTTGAACAAGTTTACAAAGCTATTCGTTTGACAGAACTAGCAGTAGAAGCACGTTTTGATATTGAAGCTGTTTTACCTAAGAAAATTACTTTCATTCACACAGAAGAATTGGTAGAACGTTATCCAGATTTGACACCAAAAGAACGTGAAAATGCTGCTGCTAAAGAATTCGGTGCGATTTTCCTTATTGGTATTGGTGGTATTTTGCCAGATGGTCAACGCCACGATGGTCGTGCACCTGACTACGATGACTGGACTTCTGAATCTGAAAATGGATACCATGGTCTTAACGGTGATATTATTGTTTGGAACGAAGTGCTTGGCTCAGCTTTTGAATTGTCATCAATGGGTATTCGTGTTGACGAAGAAGCTCTTAAACGCCAAGTCAAAATTACTGGTGACGAAGATCGTTTGCAACTAGAATGGCACAAAGCTCTTCTTAACGGTCTCTTCCCACTTACAATCGGTGGTGGTATCGGTCAATCACGTATGGCAATGTTCTTGCTTCGTAAAAAACACATTGGTGAAGTACAATCAAGTGTTTGGCCAAAAGATGTTCGTGATACTTACGAAAACATTCTTTAA
- the rsmD gene encoding 16S rRNA (guanine(966)-N(2))-methyltransferase RsmD yields MRVVAGKFGGRPLKTLDGKITRPTTDKVKGAIFNMIGPFFDGGRVLDLFSGSGSLAIEAISRGMDEAVMVERNRKAQAIITENIKMTKSEQQFHLMKMDANKALGMVKGPFDLVLLDPPYAKEEIVKNITDMEEAGLLSEDVMIVCETDKAVDLPEEISSFGIWKQKTYGISKVTVYIR; encoded by the coding sequence ATGAGAGTTGTAGCAGGAAAATTTGGTGGGCGTCCCTTGAAGACGCTCGATGGAAAAATTACTCGTCCGACAACTGATAAGGTTAAGGGCGCTATTTTTAATATGATTGGCCCATTCTTTGATGGTGGGCGTGTTTTGGATTTGTTTTCTGGTAGCGGTAGTCTTGCTATTGAAGCTATCTCACGTGGGATGGATGAAGCGGTCATGGTTGAACGCAACCGTAAGGCGCAAGCTATTATCACAGAAAATATCAAAATGACGAAATCTGAACAGCAATTTCATTTGATGAAGATGGATGCTAATAAAGCGCTCGGCATGGTCAAAGGACCATTTGATTTGGTTTTGTTGGACCCGCCTTATGCGAAAGAGGAAATCGTTAAAAATATCACTGACATGGAAGAAGCTGGGCTTTTGTCTGAAGATGTGATGATTGTATGTGAAACAGATAAAGCTGTGGATTTGCCAGAAGAGATTTCAAGCTTTGGCATTTGGAAACAAAAAACATACGGAATTAGTAAGGTGACGGTTTACATTAGATAG
- the coaD gene encoding pantetheine-phosphate adenylyltransferase: MTKIGLVTGSFDPVTNGHLDIIARASRLFDTLYVGILYNRNKSGLFTIAERKQMLEEAVEPYSNVSVVTAHDSLAVDVARELKAGYLVRGIRDAKDLEYEGSMDFFNHHLASDIESVYLLTSPEWHYVSSSRVRELIHFQADISAFVPESVVKKSGGKI; encoded by the coding sequence ATGACAAAAATTGGTTTGGTGACGGGATCTTTTGACCCTGTGACAAATGGACATCTTGATATTATAGCGCGTGCGAGTCGACTATTTGATACGCTTTATGTAGGGATTTTATATAATAGAAATAAATCTGGTCTGTTTACGATTGCTGAGAGAAAACAGATGCTAGAAGAGGCAGTAGAACCTTATTCAAATGTTAGCGTAGTGACAGCACATGATTCTTTGGCTGTTGATGTGGCAAGAGAATTAAAGGCTGGTTATTTGGTCAGAGGAATTCGAGATGCTAAAGATTTGGAATATGAAGGGAGTATGGATTTCTTCAATCATCATCTAGCTAGTGATATTGAGAGTGTTTATTTACTCACCTCTCCAGAATGGCATTATGTGTCGTCTAGTCGTGTGCGTGAATTGATACATTTTCAGGCTGATATTTCAGCATTTGTCCCAGAGAGTGTTGTGAAAAAAAGTGGAGGAAAAATATGA
- a CDS encoding SepM family pheromone-processing serine protease → MTILNAFKGILKKLGRILYRFKWWILGVVGTVFLIFSLFYPLDYYVEMPGGAYDVRSVLTVNNKTDKDEGSYNFVAVTVSQATLAQLVYAWLTPHTEISTAAATTGGYSNEDYMRINQYYMETSQNTATYQALTLAGKDVKLDYQGVYVLNVTKNSTFKGLLHLADTVTGVNGKTFKSSQELMAYVADLDLGSKVTVQEISNGKTKEVSGKIIELPNGKNGIGIGLVDHTKVSSDVDVTFDTSGVGGPSAGLMFTLDIYDQVNNEDLRKGRKIAGTGTIESDGSVGDIGGAGLKVVSAAKSGADIFFVPNNPVDKETLKKDPDAKTNYEEAKEAAKDLDTDMKIVPVKNVQEAIDYLRSTN, encoded by the coding sequence ATGACAATCTTAAACGCATTTAAAGGGATTTTGAAAAAGTTAGGTCGTATTTTATACCGCTTTAAATGGTGGATACTAGGAGTAGTGGGAACTGTATTTCTCATCTTTAGTTTATTTTATCCCCTCGACTATTATGTTGAAATGCCTGGGGGTGCTTATGATGTTCGTAGTGTTTTAACCGTTAATAACAAAACAGATAAAGACGAAGGTTCCTATAACTTTGTAGCGGTGACAGTGAGCCAAGCGACGCTTGCTCAGCTGGTTTATGCTTGGTTAACACCGCATACGGAGATTTCAACGGCTGCCGCAACAACAGGTGGCTACAGTAATGAAGATTACATGCGTATTAATCAATACTACATGGAAACTTCACAAAATACAGCGACCTACCAAGCTTTAACCCTAGCAGGAAAAGACGTTAAGCTTGATTATCAGGGTGTCTATGTCCTAAATGTAACCAAAAATTCAACCTTTAAAGGACTTTTACATCTAGCTGATACGGTTACTGGTGTAAATGGTAAAACGTTCAAGAGTTCACAAGAATTGATGGCTTATGTAGCAGACTTGGATCTTGGCTCTAAAGTCACTGTTCAAGAAATTTCAAACGGTAAAACCAAAGAGGTTTCTGGTAAAATCATTGAATTGCCAAATGGTAAAAATGGTATCGGTATTGGTCTGGTCGATCATACCAAGGTGTCATCTGATGTCGATGTGACTTTTGATACCAGTGGTGTTGGTGGACCTAGTGCAGGCTTGATGTTTACCCTTGATATTTATGATCAAGTTAATAACGAAGATCTTCGTAAAGGTCGTAAAATTGCTGGTACTGGTACCATTGAATCAGATGGTTCTGTTGGTGATATCGGCGGAGCAGGCTTAAAAGTTGTCTCAGCTGCCAAATCTGGTGCAGATATTTTCTTTGTTCCAAATAATCCAGTCGATAAAGAAACATTGAAAAAAGATCCTGATGCTAAGACAAATTACGAAGAAGCCAAAGAAGCTGCTAAAGACCTTGATACAGACATGAAAATTGTCCCTGTCAAGAATGTCCAAGAAGCGATTGATTACCTAAGAAGTACAAATTAA
- a CDS encoding DUF3923 family protein — MTNWQKRLVIGFNIAALFIFLDVSLLIFIRSVNGHGIYQTLGMKWLTFSAWVLCYASLWMVQGIAYMFVKRLSLAKEQRNSR; from the coding sequence ATGACAAACTGGCAGAAACGTTTGGTGATTGGCTTTAATATTGCAGCCCTGTTTATCTTTTTAGATGTTAGTTTGTTAATTTTTATTAGATCTGTAAATGGTCATGGTATTTATCAGACCTTAGGTATGAAGTGGCTGACTTTCTCAGCTTGGGTACTTTGTTATGCTTCCTTATGGATGGTCCAAGGAATTGCTTATATGTTTGTTAAACGTCTCTCCTTGGCAAAAGAACAGCGAAATAGTCGCTGA
- a CDS encoding bifunctional metallophosphatase/5'-nucleotidase: MTEKLTILHLNDWHSHFENYPKIKRFFQEYPETNEVIRLDIGDNIDRWHPMTDISKGKCNVQFLNELKIDFATIGNNEGIGLAKHWLNEVYQEADFDVILGNLEDDNGRPDWAVPYKIYETKAGTKIAFLAYTFPYYLTYKPGGWTVLDPLECLKRDLAIKEVQEADFRILLSHLGLPWDEKITAKCPEIDLIIGAHTHHVFEDGACLNGTYMAAAGKYGQFVGEINLSFDNHEMTDITIHAHETSHMASKPGDKEWIEKIVSDGRKLLGEEEIKQFDEDLTLESSCQLVMDAMKDYAKADIAMINSGLVVEPFTKDITKDTLHHSLPHQMRLARLEVSTDELAEICQDVYSQAELLARQQIRGMGFRGKEFGTVLTSGFAYKNGKIVYNEKVTNEKETVNLVLVDQYYFARYFESIKSHQAELLFPELLRELVEDYLRHKE; the protein is encoded by the coding sequence ATGACAGAAAAGCTAACGATTTTACATCTGAATGATTGGCATTCTCATTTTGAAAATTATCCAAAAATCAAACGTTTTTTTCAAGAATATCCTGAGACAAATGAAGTTATTCGCCTTGATATTGGTGATAATATTGACCGCTGGCATCCAATGACGGATATTAGTAAAGGAAAATGTAATGTTCAATTTTTAAACGAGCTTAAGATTGACTTTGCGACCATTGGTAATAATGAAGGAATTGGTCTGGCAAAACATTGGTTAAATGAGGTTTATCAAGAGGCTGACTTTGATGTTATTTTAGGAAACTTAGAAGACGATAATGGTCGCCCCGACTGGGCAGTACCTTATAAAATTTATGAGACCAAAGCAGGAACTAAAATTGCTTTTTTAGCCTATACTTTTCCTTATTATTTGACTTATAAACCAGGTGGTTGGACAGTTCTTGATCCCTTAGAGTGTTTAAAAAGAGATCTTGCAATCAAGGAAGTACAAGAAGCTGATTTTAGGATATTGCTTAGTCACCTAGGACTTCCTTGGGATGAGAAGATTACTGCAAAATGCCCAGAGATAGATCTTATTATAGGAGCACATACGCACCATGTCTTTGAAGATGGGGCATGCCTTAATGGCACTTACATGGCAGCTGCAGGAAAATACGGTCAGTTTGTCGGTGAAATTAATCTCAGCTTTGATAATCATGAAATGACTGATATCACAATCCACGCTCATGAAACTAGTCATATGGCAAGTAAACCAGGAGATAAAGAATGGATTGAAAAAATTGTTTCAGATGGTCGCAAGCTTTTAGGTGAAGAAGAAATCAAACAATTTGATGAAGACTTGACTTTAGAGTCTTCTTGTCAGCTAGTGATGGATGCTATGAAAGACTATGCCAAAGCAGATATTGCCATGATAAATTCTGGCTTGGTTGTAGAGCCTTTTACTAAGGACATTACTAAAGATACTTTGCACCATTCGCTTCCGCATCAAATGCGACTAGCAAGGTTAGAAGTAAGTACCGATGAGTTAGCCGAAATCTGTCAAGATGTTTATTCGCAAGCAGAATTGTTAGCAAGACAACAAATCCGTGGCATGGGATTTCGCGGTAAAGAATTTGGGACCGTTTTAACGAGTGGCTTTGCTTACAAAAACGGAAAAATAGTGTATAATGAAAAGGTTACGAATGAAAAGGAGACTGTCAATCTAGTCTTGGTTGATCAATATTATTTTGCTCGTTATTTTGAAAGCATTAAATCACATCAAGCTGAGCTGCTTTTTCCTGAATTGCTTCGAGAACTGGTAGAAGACTACCTCAGACATAAAGAATAA
- a CDS encoding YutD family protein, which yields MRKDISPEMYNYNKFPGPQFVAFSDRVKSDDIELLILANEKDAFNATVFSQRFSEILLKYDYIVGDWGNEQLRLKGFYKDDRDVKKANRISRLDDYLKEYCNFGCAYFVLENKEPRAVKSEEEKQSRRHKSQKRSSGKKKADHSGNQHFTSQKRKESKGRSERHQKREQQKEIQSAKQFVIRRKEK from the coding sequence ATGAGAAAAGATATCTCTCCTGAAATGTACAATTACAATAAATTTCCTGGTCCACAATTCGTGGCATTTTCTGATCGTGTCAAAAGCGATGATATCGAGTTGTTGATTTTAGCCAATGAAAAAGATGCTTTTAACGCAACTGTGTTTAGTCAACGATTTTCAGAGATTTTGCTTAAATATGACTACATCGTCGGAGATTGGGGAAATGAACAGCTACGTCTAAAAGGTTTTTACAAAGATGACCGCGACGTTAAAAAGGCTAATCGTATTTCACGTTTAGATGATTACCTTAAAGAATATTGTAACTTTGGCTGTGCTTATTTTGTTCTTGAAAATAAAGAGCCACGTGCTGTGAAGTCTGAAGAAGAAAAACAATCGAGACGCCATAAATCACAAAAACGTTCATCTGGTAAGAAAAAAGCTGACCATTCAGGAAATCAACATTTTACCAGCCAAAAACGTAAAGAAAGCAAAGGACGCAGTGAGCGTCACCAAAAACGTGAACAACAAAAAGAAATTCAGTCGGCAAAACAATTTGTCATTCGCCGCAAAGAGAAATAG
- the rlmN gene encoding 23S rRNA (adenine(2503)-C(2))-methyltransferase RlmN, translating into MQTETKDMKPSIYGLTRDELIEWAIEHGEKKFRATQIWDWLYRKRVQSFEEMTNISKDFIAILNENFCVNPLKQRVVQEASDGTVKYLFELPDGMLIETVLMRQHYGLSVCVTSQVGCNMGCSFCASGLIKKQRDLTSGEITSQIMMVQKYFDERGQDERVSHVVVMGIGEPFDNYDNVLRFVRTINNDNGLAIGARHITISTSGLAHKIREFAHESLQVNLAVSLHAPNNELRSQIMRVNRSFPLEKLFAAIEYYVETTNRRVTFEYIMLNDVNDSPENAQELADLTKKIRKLSYINLIPYNPVSEHDQYRRSSKEHVAAFYDVLKKNGVNCVVRQEHGTDIDAACGQLRSNTMKRDRQKAAKAK; encoded by the coding sequence ATGCAAACAGAAACTAAGGACATGAAGCCCTCTATTTACGGTTTAACACGTGATGAACTCATCGAATGGGCAATCGAACACGGTGAAAAGAAATTCCGTGCAACACAAATTTGGGATTGGCTTTACCGTAAACGTGTCCAATCTTTTGAAGAAATGACAAACATTTCAAAAGATTTTATCGCTATTTTAAATGAAAATTTCTGCGTTAACCCATTGAAACAACGTGTCGTCCAAGAAGCATCAGATGGTACCGTCAAATACTTGTTTGAATTGCCTGATGGGATGTTGATTGAAACAGTTTTGATGCGTCAACACTATGGTTTGTCTGTCTGTGTGACATCACAAGTCGGTTGTAACATGGGTTGCTCATTCTGTGCCAGCGGTTTGATTAAAAAACAACGTGATTTGACAAGTGGTGAAATCACTTCACAAATCATGATGGTACAAAAATACTTTGATGAACGTGGTCAAGATGAGCGCGTGAGTCACGTCGTTGTTATGGGGATTGGTGAACCATTTGATAACTACGACAACGTGCTTCGCTTTGTTCGTACGATTAACAATGACAATGGTCTTGCTATCGGTGCACGTCACATCACAATTTCAACATCAGGTTTGGCACACAAAATCCGTGAATTTGCTCATGAAAGCTTGCAAGTTAACTTGGCTGTTTCACTTCACGCGCCAAACAATGAATTGCGTTCACAAATCATGCGTGTTAACCGTTCATTCCCACTTGAAAAACTCTTTGCTGCGATTGAATACTACGTTGAAACAACTAATCGTCGTGTGACGTTTGAGTATATCATGTTAAATGATGTTAATGACTCACCAGAAAATGCACAAGAATTGGCTGATTTGACGAAAAAAATCCGCAAATTGTCTTACATCAACTTGATTCCATATAACCCAGTTTCTGAACACGACCAATACCGTCGTTCAAGTAAAGAACATGTTGCAGCCTTTTACGATGTTCTTAAGAAAAATGGTGTTAACTGTGTCGTTCGTCAAGAACACGGAACTGATATTGATGCAGCATGTGGTCAGTTGCGTTCAAATACAATGAAACGTGACCGCCAAAAAGCTGCTAAAGCAAAATAA
- a CDS encoding VanZ family protein, with translation MRKLFDEELELTSLGRKVAITLVGIYILALCFLCFSPQPFKIDGVETPNIIYYGRLRLLLVPFNSLIGIGQLDSAFEAFWVFAQNVTNMFLVFPLMFGLIWLFPKLRHWKRAWLFAFGVSLVIETTQLLVDLLYNANRVFEIDDLWTNSLGGLLALGLYTVIYKKYHK, from the coding sequence ATGAGAAAGCTATTTGATGAAGAACTTGAGTTGACAAGCTTAGGGCGTAAGGTGGCAATAACTTTGGTGGGGATTTACATCCTTGCCCTTTGCTTCTTGTGTTTTAGTCCGCAACCATTTAAAATCGATGGGGTTGAGACACCCAATATCATTTATTATGGACGCTTACGTTTGCTTTTGGTGCCGTTTAACAGTTTGATTGGTATTGGTCAGCTTGATAGTGCCTTTGAAGCATTTTGGGTCTTTGCACAAAATGTCACAAATATGTTTCTTGTTTTTCCATTGATGTTTGGCTTGATTTGGCTATTTCCAAAACTACGTCATTGGAAGAGAGCTTGGCTATTTGCTTTTGGAGTGAGTCTAGTGATTGAAACGACTCAATTGCTTGTAGATTTACTCTATAATGCTAATCGGGTCTTTGAAATTGATGATCTTTGGACTAATTCATTAGGTGGCTTACTAGCTTTGGGGCTTTACACAGTTATTTACAAAAAATATCACAAGTAG
- a CDS encoding ABC transporter ATP-binding protein, whose amino-acid sequence MKIIKDLWWFFRLEKKRYIIGILALILVAILNLVPPKVMGGVIDRVTSGELTQGQLLMSLFLLVLSAFAMYFLRYIWRMYILGTSYRLGQIMRFRLFDHFTKMSPSFYQKHRTGDLMAHATNDINALTRLAGAGVMSAVDATITAFVTLVTMAFSISWQMTLVAVIPLPFMAYATSRLGRKTHQAFGKSQAAFSELNNKVQESVSGIKVTKSFGYQEDELQSFQEINDMTFVKNMKTMKYDVMFDPLVLLFIGASYVLSLLMGAFMVSAGQVTVGNLVTFITYLDMLVWPLMAIGFLFNMIQRGSVSYNRINRLLKETSDVQESNQPLQTIQNGTLVYDIDSFYYENEETLSDIHFALEQGQTLGLVGQTGSGKTTLIRLLLREYDLTDGRIMLDGNNIKDYKLSDLRRLIGYVPQDQFLFATSILENIRFGNPDASLEKVEAATKLSRVYDDIVAMPDGFKTLIGEKGVSLSGGQKQRIAMSRAMILNPEILILDDSLSAVDAKTEHAIIENLKQTRQHKSTIITAHRLSAVVHADLILVLQDGHIIERGRHEDLIKQGGWYADTYEAQQLEMEGDSDEE is encoded by the coding sequence ATGAAAATTATAAAGGATCTCTGGTGGTTTTTTAGGCTGGAGAAAAAACGGTATATTATTGGAATTCTTGCTCTTATTTTGGTGGCAATTTTAAACCTTGTCCCTCCAAAAGTTATGGGCGGAGTTATTGATCGAGTGACATCTGGTGAGTTAACACAAGGGCAATTGCTGATGAGCTTATTCTTGTTGGTTTTATCAGCTTTTGCTATGTATTTTTTACGTTATATTTGGCGAATGTATATCTTGGGAACGTCGTATCGTCTTGGTCAGATTATGCGTTTTCGCTTATTTGATCATTTTACAAAAATGTCACCTAGTTTTTATCAAAAACATCGTACGGGTGATTTGATGGCGCATGCTACCAATGATATTAATGCGCTGACACGTTTAGCAGGCGCTGGAGTTATGTCAGCAGTAGATGCGACAATTACGGCTTTTGTGACTTTGGTGACAATGGCTTTTAGTATTTCTTGGCAAATGACCTTGGTAGCGGTGATTCCTTTGCCATTTATGGCATATGCAACAAGTCGTTTAGGACGAAAGACTCACCAAGCGTTTGGAAAATCTCAAGCTGCCTTTTCAGAATTAAATAATAAGGTTCAGGAGTCCGTGTCAGGTATCAAAGTAACCAAGTCATTTGGGTATCAAGAAGATGAACTTCAGTCTTTTCAAGAAATCAATGACATGACTTTTGTTAAGAACATGAAAACCATGAAATATGATGTCATGTTTGATCCTTTAGTGCTTTTATTTATCGGGGCAAGTTATGTTTTGTCATTGTTGATGGGAGCTTTTATGGTATCAGCCGGTCAAGTGACGGTTGGTAATTTAGTAACCTTTATCACTTACTTAGATATGCTAGTTTGGCCCTTAATGGCAATTGGTTTTCTTTTTAATATGATTCAACGCGGTTCTGTCTCTTATAATCGTATTAATCGTCTTTTGAAAGAAACATCTGATGTCCAAGAAAGTAATCAGCCTTTGCAGACTATTCAGAATGGTACTTTGGTTTATGATATTGATTCGTTTTATTATGAAAATGAGGAGACGTTATCAGATATTCATTTTGCTCTAGAACAGGGGCAAACGCTGGGATTAGTTGGGCAGACCGGTTCTGGTAAGACTACCTTGATTCGTTTGTTGTTACGTGAATATGATTTGACTGATGGTCGGATTATGCTTGATGGCAACAATATCAAGGATTACAAGTTATCTGATTTACGCCGTTTGATTGGTTATGTCCCACAGGATCAATTTTTATTTGCCACTAGTATTTTAGAAAATATTCGTTTTGGAAATCCCGATGCCTCTTTAGAAAAGGTTGAAGCAGCAACGAAGTTATCTCGAGTTTATGATGACATCGTAGCCATGCCAGATGGGTTTAAGACCTTGATTGGTGAGAAGGGTGTGAGTCTTTCTGGTGGGCAAAAACAAAGGATTGCGATGAGTCGAGCTATGATTTTAAATCCTGAAATTTTGATTTTGGACGATTCTTTGTCAGCAGTAGATGCTAAGACAGAACATGCTATTATTGAGAATCTTAAGCAAACTCGTCAACATAAATCGACAATTATCACAGCACATCGTTTGAGTGCGGTGGTTCATGCTGATTTAATCTTAGTCTTGCAAGATGGGCATATCATTGAACGAGGGCGTCATGAGGATCTTATTAAGCAAGGTGGCTGGTATGCAGATACTTATGAAGCTCAGCAATTAGAAATGGAAGGAGATAGTGATGAAGAATAA
- a CDS encoding ABC transporter ATP-binding protein, translating to MKNNANQWRVFKRLMSYLKPYKFLTALALGLLLLTTVVKSLIPLIASYFIDHFLMDMNQTAMLILVGYYLMYVLQTLIQYFGNFFFARVSYSIVRDIRRDAFANMEKLGMAYFDKTPAGSIVSRITNDTEAISDMFSGLLSSFISAIFIFSVTLLTMLKLNATLTAWVVIFLPFIFVLVNLYRKKSVSVIEKTRGLLSDINSKLSESIEGIRIIQSFSQEERLKDEFEAINEEHVFYANRSMALDSLFLRPAMSLLKLLAYAILMAYFGFRGMEIGISAGLMYAFIQYVNRLFDPLIEVTQNFSTLQTSMVSAGRVFDLIDEQQYEPEQNGVLDFVQDGNIEFKNVSFSYDGKRRILDNISFKVNQGETIAFVGSTGSGKSSIINVFMRFYEFQSGQVLLDGKDIRDYSKKALHKNVGLVLQEPFLYHGTVKSNIKMYQDISEDAVQAAAAFVDADQFIQKLPDKYETKVTERGSSFSTGQRQLLAFARTVASQPKILILDEATANIDSETENTVQESLKKMRQGRTTIAIAHRLSTIQDADCIYVLDKGKIIESGTHDELLSLKGTYHRMYQLQAGMMEN from the coding sequence ATGAAGAATAATGCAAATCAGTGGCGTGTATTTAAGCGCCTCATGAGCTATCTCAAACCTTATAAATTCTTAACCGCCTTAGCTCTAGGTCTTTTACTACTAACAACGGTTGTTAAGAGTCTGATTCCACTGATTGCTTCTTACTTTATTGATCATTTTTTGATGGATATGAATCAGACTGCTATGCTGATTTTAGTTGGTTATTACCTCATGTATGTCTTGCAGACGCTTATCCAGTATTTTGGAAATTTCTTCTTTGCGCGTGTGTCTTATAGCATTGTTAGAGATATTCGAAGAGATGCCTTTGCAAACATGGAAAAACTCGGTATGGCTTACTTTGACAAAACTCCTGCGGGTTCTATTGTCTCTCGTATTACAAATGATACTGAAGCTATTAGTGATATGTTTTCAGGCCTTTTATCAAGCTTTATTTCGGCTATTTTTATCTTTTCAGTAACTCTGTTAACCATGTTGAAATTGAATGCGACATTGACAGCTTGGGTTGTGATTTTCTTACCATTTATCTTTGTTTTGGTTAATCTTTATCGCAAAAAATCGGTAAGTGTGATTGAAAAAACACGTGGATTGTTGTCAGATATTAACAGTAAATTGTCTGAGAGCATCGAAGGGATCCGAATTATTCAATCCTTTAGTCAAGAAGAGCGTTTGAAAGATGAATTTGAAGCTATCAATGAAGAGCATGTGTTTTATGCTAATCGTTCGATGGCATTAGATAGTCTTTTCTTGCGCCCTGCTATGTCACTTCTGAAGTTATTAGCATATGCTATTTTAATGGCATATTTTGGTTTTCGTGGAATGGAAATTGGTATTTCTGCTGGTTTGATGTATGCCTTTATCCAATACGTTAATCGTCTTTTTGATCCTTTGATTGAAGTGACTCAGAATTTTTCAACTTTGCAAACCTCAATGGTTTCAGCTGGACGGGTGTTTGATTTGATTGATGAACAGCAATATGAACCTGAACAAAATGGTGTGTTAGATTTTGTGCAAGATGGCAATATTGAGTTTAAAAATGTGAGTTTTTCTTATGATGGAAAACGCCGGATTTTAGACAATATTTCCTTTAAGGTTAATCAAGGTGAGACGATTGCCTTTGTAGGATCGACTGGATCAGGAAAGTCATCAATTATTAATGTCTTTATGAGGTTTTACGAGTTCCAATCAGGTCAAGTTTTACTGGATGGTAAAGATATTCGTGATTATTCTAAAAAAGCTTTGCATAAAAATGTTGGTTTGGTACTGCAAGAACCATTCTTGTATCATGGTACTGTGAAATCTAATATTAAAATGTATCAGGATATTTCTGAAGATGCTGTTCAAGCTGCCGCAGCCTTTGTGGATGCTGATCAGTTCATTCAAAAATTACCTGATAAATATGAGACAAAAGTGACAGAACGTGGTTCAAGTTTTTCAACAGGTCAACGTCAACTTTTGGCATTTGCAAGAACCGTAGCTAGTCAGCCGAAGATTTTAATTTTGGATGAAGCGACAGCAAACATTGATTCAGAAACGGAAAACACTGTTCAAGAGTCTTTGAAGAAAATGCGTCAAGGCCGTACAACCATTGCCATTGCTCACCGCTTATCAACCATTCAAGATGCTGACTGTATCTATGTCCTAGACAAAGGTAAGATTATTGAGTCAGGAACTCATGATGAATTGCTAAGTTTGAAAGGAACTTACCATCGTATGTATCAACTGCAAGCAGGTATGATGGAAAATTAA